From Deltaproteobacteria bacterium, one genomic window encodes:
- a CDS encoding acyl--CoA ligase yields the protein MNIFDIIKQETQSFGGKTALIEGDSELSYGELISRTEAFTTVLAKNGIGQFHRVGFLCGDGIDYIIVSLALLSLSSVVVPISVEQTAAEIESIINTMALDFLIFERGVFHHHDAQSLQTKGLYKKELHVLRRRAGWALSRKYYEINPAFIRFSSGTTGKSKGIVLSHETIIERTDAANYGLTISPADTVLWVLSMHFHFVVTILLFLRRAATIVLCKNLFPESMIQAITTHKVTFLYASPFHYSLLYHSESLSRESLKTVRLAVSTAMKLPERTARTFYEKSGKELAEAFGIMEVGLPLINLSGNSGARGTVGKPLPDYEIKIADPDEDGVGEIYIKGKGMLDAYFSPWQDRNSILENGWFKTGDLGKMDSLGYLTVVGLGKNIINFAGMKVFPYEVESVLNQHPYIKESLVYGVNHTQYGQLPIAKVVLNQDVKKTPDLDNLRRFCYERLSPYKVPKDFEFVNSIPKTASGKLRR from the coding sequence ATGAATATTTTTGACATTATAAAACAGGAGACGCAGTCCTTTGGCGGTAAGACGGCATTGATAGAAGGTGACAGTGAGCTATCTTATGGAGAGCTCATTTCTCGCACTGAGGCCTTTACCACGGTTTTAGCAAAAAACGGTATAGGACAGTTTCACAGGGTGGGTTTTCTTTGCGGAGACGGCATCGATTACATTATTGTTAGTCTGGCTCTTTTGTCGTTGTCTTCGGTCGTTGTTCCCATCTCCGTGGAACAGACCGCTGCTGAGATCGAGAGCATTATCAACACAATGGCCCTTGATTTCCTCATATTTGAAAGAGGGGTATTTCATCATCACGATGCTCAGAGTCTTCAAACGAAGGGGTTGTATAAAAAAGAACTTCACGTACTGAGAAGGCGCGCCGGATGGGCGTTGAGCAGGAAATATTATGAAATCAATCCTGCATTTATTCGTTTTAGCTCCGGAACAACCGGGAAAAGCAAAGGGATTGTGCTGTCTCATGAAACCATTATCGAAAGAACCGATGCAGCCAATTACGGCCTAACGATATCTCCTGCAGACACGGTTCTCTGGGTGCTCTCCATGCATTTTCATTTTGTGGTAACTATCCTGCTTTTTCTTCGCCGTGCGGCAACCATCGTGCTCTGCAAGAATTTATTTCCTGAATCGATGATTCAGGCAATAACCACTCATAAAGTGACATTTTTGTATGCCTCTCCTTTTCACTATAGCCTCTTATACCATTCCGAGTCTCTTTCCCGGGAATCTTTAAAAACAGTACGGTTGGCTGTATCTACGGCAATGAAACTCCCTGAACGTACCGCCCGTACGTTTTATGAGAAATCAGGCAAAGAATTGGCCGAGGCATTCGGGATTATGGAGGTAGGACTCCCCTTGATCAATCTTTCCGGCAATAGCGGCGCAAGAGGTACCGTCGGTAAGCCCCTGCCGGATTATGAAATTAAAATAGCCGATCCGGATGAGGACGGGGTAGGAGAAATTTATATAAAAGGTAAAGGAATGCTCGACGCTTATTTTTCGCCATGGCAGGATCGGAACAGTATACTGGAAAACGGATGGTTCAAAACCGGTGATTTGGGTAAAATGGATTCCCTGGGATATCTTACCGTTGTCGGACTGGGGAAAAATATCATTAACTTCGCAGGAATGAAGGTATTTCCCTATGAAGTTGAATCTGTGCTCAATCAGCACCCTTATATCAAAGAATCACTGGTTTACGGTGTGAATCACACACAGTATGGTCAGTTGCCCATCGCAAAGGTCGTTCTTAACCAGGACGTAAAAAAAACACCCGATTTGGATAATCTGCGGCGGTTCTGCTATGAGAGACTGTCGCCTTATAAGGTTCCAAAGGATTTTGAATTCGTCAATTCTATACCAAAGACGGCCAGCGGGAAGCTACGGAGGTGA
- a CDS encoding FAD-dependent oxidoreductase — MSDYLPEEIPLNENNSFDVVIVGGGVSGTAAALASARSGVRTLLIERDPYLGGIGYAGLLQHICGLYPNSDALPTGTLNHGIVQEIVSHLAKLSPQKTVIKMGLVYVLPYLRRDLLSVFDLMCSNERDLTVLRGTTVLSVENTNGEITGLVINRSHTAYKIFPRVVIDCSGDGVVSEMAGASFELLPQEQLQMSAYTVRLKGIQDRDELLAIKVSYYLSDAIRKHMLPPLLRFSMFTPGDSPDEGYLKVNISGLQSKDRDKKAFEYATSVHHYLSNTIPVLKGSYLADTSIRVVDREGRRVLGEYILTGDDIIHARKFDDGIAKGAWPIELWDMQKGPVYRYVRSGDYYEVPLRSLKVKGIPNLLVAGRCISASHEALGSTRVMGTCITLGEQAGIAASFRVRNGMYSRYGNEALNTSL, encoded by the coding sequence ATGTCGGATTATTTACCGGAAGAAATACCTCTCAATGAGAATAATTCATTCGATGTCGTCATCGTGGGCGGCGGTGTTTCGGGCACTGCGGCCGCTCTGGCATCGGCACGCAGCGGAGTGCGCACGCTTTTGATAGAACGGGATCCATATTTAGGAGGTATCGGGTATGCAGGATTACTCCAGCATATATGCGGTTTATATCCGAACAGTGATGCTCTTCCAACCGGCACGTTGAACCATGGAATTGTTCAGGAAATCGTTTCGCACCTGGCAAAGTTATCTCCTCAAAAGACGGTAATAAAGATGGGGCTTGTCTATGTGCTCCCTTATTTGAGAAGGGATCTCTTATCGGTTTTTGATTTAATGTGCAGTAATGAACGGGATTTGACTGTTTTGCGAGGTACAACAGTACTCTCTGTTGAAAATACAAACGGAGAGATAACGGGACTCGTCATAAACCGCTCTCATACCGCGTACAAAATATTTCCCAGGGTCGTTATTGACTGTTCCGGAGACGGCGTCGTGTCTGAAATGGCAGGGGCATCTTTCGAATTGCTGCCGCAAGAACAGCTTCAGATGTCAGCCTATACGGTTCGCCTGAAAGGTATTCAAGATAGAGATGAGCTTCTTGCCATCAAGGTTTCCTATTATCTGTCGGATGCTATACGGAAACATATGCTGCCTCCTCTTTTGCGGTTTTCGATGTTTACTCCGGGAGATTCGCCGGACGAAGGTTATTTAAAAGTAAATATAAGCGGTTTGCAGAGCAAGGATCGGGACAAAAAGGCTTTTGAGTATGCCACTTCGGTGCATCATTATCTCTCGAATACGATCCCGGTATTGAAAGGATCGTATCTCGCAGACACTTCGATCAGGGTTGTGGATCGTGAGGGGAGAAGGGTTCTCGGAGAATACATCCTTACGGGTGATGATATAATACATGCAAGGAAGTTTGATGACGGTATTGCAAAGGGGGCATGGCCCATAGAGCTATGGGATATGCAAAAAGGCCCTGTTTACAGATATGTTCGTTCTGGTGATTATTATGAGGTTCCGTTGAGATCTTTGAAGGTCAAAGGAATACCGAATTTACTCGTTGCAGGACGTTGTATCTCCGCATCACATGAAGCACTCGGTTCAACCCGGGTAATGGGCACATGTATTACCCTGGGTGAACAAGCAGGCATTGCGGCGTCATTCAGGGTTAGGAACGGTATGTATTCAAGATACGGTAATGAGGCTTTGAACACATCGCTATGA
- a CDS encoding PIN domain-containing protein, protein MKDSDKVLVDTSAWIEFFRKQDPYYTTISDWMDEDTICCTGLIVAELLQGVKTEKEFGAIKDFLQVFDFLKEHKELWEKAGELSFNLGRKGYTIGLSDCYIAAAALENDAWILTLDKHFHLIKNAVDIHLVKL, encoded by the coding sequence ATGAAAGACTCGGATAAAGTTCTTGTTGACACTTCTGCATGGATAGAATTTTTTAGAAAGCAAGACCCCTATTATACAACGATAAGCGACTGGATGGATGAAGACACGATATGCTGTACAGGATTAATTGTTGCTGAGCTTTTACAGGGTGTAAAAACAGAAAAAGAATTCGGTGCCATAAAAGATTTTCTCCAGGTATTTGACTTTCTTAAAGAACATAAAGAGTTGTGGGAAAAAGCAGGCGAGCTTTCTTTTAATCTTGGCAGGAAGGGATATACTATCGGGTTATCCGATTGCTACATTGCAGCTGCCGCCCTTGAAAATGATGCATGGATTTTAACACTGGACAAACATTTTCATCTGATAAAAAACGCCGTAGATATCCATCTGGTTAAATTGTAA